The DNA region GCGTCCGGCATGGAATCGCTTGCCCGGCGGGCGGTGTCGGCGGATTTGAACATGACGTCGTCCGCGCCGACGATCACCAGGACCGGCATCGTCACGGTGCTCAGCTGGGCGTCGGTGAAGACGGGCAGCTTGCCGGTGCGCGGATTGAAGTGGGTGAACGTCAGGGCCACGTCGTCGAGGATCTCGGCGTGGTCGGTGAGGTTCAGGCCGGTGACGATGGCCGCCGAGCGGCGCAGGTCGTGGTTGCTGAACAGGTGGTCGAGCAGGTTCTTGAAGATCCAGCCGAACTTCTGCTTGCCGATACCGCCGGGGCACAGCAGGGCGAGCTTGGTGACCTTGTCCGGGCGGCGGACCGCGTAGTCCAGGGCGGTCCAGCCGCCCAGCGACATGCCGACGAAGCTCGCGGCCGAGAGGTCGAGTCCGGCCAGGACATCGTCGAGCCACAGCGCGACGGCCTCGGTCCCCAGCTCCGGCCGGGCTTCGGCGCTGCCGCCGGGCTCGCCGACCATGTCGACCGCGTACACGCGGAAATCCGTTGCCCAGGAAGCGATGCCGCCGAGCCAGGTGGACGAGTTGGATCCCGAACCGTGCAACAGGACCACCGGCGGTGCGTCCTTGGGGCCGGAGGCGAGCACGAAGGTGTCGCCCTCGCGGGTCGGCACGTGCAGTTGTTCGACCGCGACGGGCCAGCGGCGCAGCAGTTCCTGGTAGCGGGCCGCGATGGCGGCGCGTCCGGCCTCGGACTTGTAGATCGCGCTCACGACGCGAGAACTCCTTCCATGTATTCGAGCAGCCGGGCGGTGTCGCCCAGGCCGCCCACGAGAATGACCTTCAGACGGGCACGTTCCCGGTCGTAGAAGGTCTGCACCCGCAGCGGCTGCCCCTGCCCGGTCCCGGTGCCCGCCGCCGCGGTCAGCAGCGTGCCGACCCGGTCGGCGATCGCCGGATCGGCGGCGTCGACCTCGATGATGCTGGAGACCTCCGAATACCGTTGCCGGGCAACCGATCCGCCCTCGGGAGCGGGCAGGCCGGTGAAGGCTTCCAGATCGGCCCGGGTGATGCGGTACTGCTTGCCGATGCGGGTGGCCGGCAGCTTCCCGTCCCGCACGTACCCGCGGACGGTGCGCACGTGCAGGCCGAGCCGTTCGGCGACTTCTTCGACGGAGTAGAGACGATCGGTCACGAAAACTACCGTAACCGTCCCTATCTGAGGTTTCAATAGGGAAGTTTGGGGAAATTGTGTGATAGCGCGTACGGGGAGCCGTCTAGCCAACTACGGTTTGTAGTAGTTATTCGGTCGCACCGTTGGGAGTCGGCGACATGGGGATGACAGCGGCAGCAGAACGTCCGGTCGCGCGGGCGCGATGGAGCTTCCTGCAGTGGGCGGTGCTGGTGGTCGGGGCCGTGCACATCGTCTGGGCGATCGCGGGCTGGATCGCCGAACCCAGCTTCGCGCTGGGGGAACATGCCCCGGCCACACCGGTTCTCGGCATGGACTACAACGGCTGGCACGGGCTCGCGGGCCTGTTGCTGTTCACGCCCGCGCTGCTCGCCGCCCGGCGCAAGCGCTGGGCCGCCTGGTACTGCGTGATCGCCGCTGTCGGAGGCGGATTCGTGGTCGGCGTCTGGGCGCTGTTCGCGCACCACGTCGTGATATTCAGCTTCCCGCATCACCGCAGCGACGCCGTCGAACACATCGTGACCGGCGTCGTGCTGCTGGCGCTGGTCGGCGTTCAGGCCGTCCGCGACCGCGGCCTGCGAGCCGTGTTCGCCTGACTCGGATGCTTCCAGCTCGCGAGGGCGATGCGGAGTTGGCCGAGCAGGACTTTCGCGGCCGGGCTCGTCGGGCGCTCGGCGCTCCACGCCAGGACCAGGCGACCGCGCATTTCCGGGTCGATCTCGAGGGTGCGGATGCCGAGCCGGGCCGCCTCCTCCGGCGGGATCCGCGGAATGACGGCCACGCCCAGGTCGTGCGCGGCCAGCCGGATCAGGAACGAGGGGGCGGCGGCCTCGAAGGCCACCTCGGGAGTCAGTCCCGCCGCGGCGCACGAGGTTTCGAGTAGTCCGCGCAGTCCGGTGCCCCGCGGCAGGCAGACCAGGGGGTGAGTGCACAACTCCGCCAGGGTGATTCGATCGCCGAAGCCCTCGGCGCCGGTCGCGACGGCGGCGACGATCGGGCTGTCGTAGACGGTCTCGGAGTGGACGTCGGCGTCCAGATCGCCGGAGATGCTGAGCAGGCCGATATCCAGTTCGCCGCGGCGCAGGGCGGCGTACATGGTCTCGGAATCGTCCTCGGTGAGGGAGATGCCGATCTGCGGGTGATCGCGATGGAAGTCGGCCAGCACCCGGGCCAGGTCGATCTCCTCACCGGCCGCGCCGGAGATCATCCCGACCCGTACGTGCCCGCGCAGCAGTCCGGTGAATTCGTCGACCGTGTGGGTGATGCGCTCGACCTGCTCCAGGGCCGCCCGGGCGATCGGCAGCACCGCCGCGCCGACCGGGGTGAGGGTGACCGAACGACTCGATCGGTCCAGAAGCGGTTGCCCCAGTTCGCGTTCCAGCTGCTTGATCTGCGCGCTCAGCCCGGGCTGTGCCAGGTGCAGACGCGCGGCGGCCCGGGTGAAGTTGGCCTCGTCGGCGACCGTGACGAAGTACCGCAGCTGACGCAGTTCCATAACTGATGATTATAGCTACGAGAAAATCTATCTGTTGGAGTTCTTGTTCGGGCGCGCGCAGAGTGAAGTCATGACGAAGACAGCGATCACCGAACTGCCCACCACCACCGGCCCGGTCTTCCAGCCCGGCGACACCGGCTACGACGCCGAGATCGCCGGATTCCAGACCGCCTACACCCACCGGCCCGCCGTGATCGTCGCCGCGGCCCACGCCGAGGACGTCCGCGCCGCCGTGGAATACGCGGCGCGCCACGGCCTTCCGATCGCGGTGCAGGCCACCGGCCACGGCCTCTCGGTCGCCACCGACGGCGGGGTGCTCATCACCACCCGGAAGATGACCGACATCCGCGTCGACGCGGCGGCGCGTACCGCTCGCATCGGAGCGGGCGTGCAGGCCGGGGCGCTGATCGAAGCGGCCGCCGCGCACGGCCTCGCACCGCTGAACGGCTCCTCGCTGTCGGTCGGCGTGGTCGGATACATCCTCGGCGGCGGCGTCGGCATCCTGGCCCGCGAATACGGTTACGCCGCAGAGCATGTGCGGACCATCGAGATCGTCACCGCCGACGGCCGGCTGCGGACGCTCACCCCGGGCGACGAGCTGTTCGGCGCGGTGCTGGGCACCGGCGGCAACTTCGGCGTCGTCACCGCGCTGGAACTGGACCTGCTGCCCGTCACCCAGGTGTACGGCGGCCAGTTGCAGTTCGACACCGCGCTGGTGGCCCCGGCGCTGGAGGCGTGGCGGCTGTGGACCCAGGACGTGCCCGAGACCGTCACCTCGGCCATCACCATGCTGACCTTCCCCGACCTCCCGCAACTGCCCGAGCACCTGCGCGGCCGCTACGTGGCGACCATCAACATCGCCTTCACCGGCAGTGCGGAAGAGGGCGAGCGGCTGGTCGCGCCGCTGCGTGCGGTCGGGGCGCGCATGACCGACGACCTGCGGATGATGCCGTACACCGAAAGCCATGCCATCTACCGGGATCCGGACCACCCGCACGCCTACACCGCCACCAACGCGCTGCTCTCCGAACTGCCCGCCGACGCCACCGACGCCTTCCTGGAGGTGACCGGCCCGGACGCCGCGCTGCCGACGGTGGCCGGATTCCGGCACCTGGGTGGCGCGCTGAGCCGCCCGGGCCCGCACGGCATCTCGATGGATCACCGCGACGCGCAGTACATCGCGCGGATGCTGGCCATGCCGCAGCCGGGCAATGCCGAGCAGGTGCGCGATCAGCTGGCGCTGGTGCGAAAGACGTTGCAGCCCTGGACCGTCGGCCACAACCTCAATTTCCTCTACGGCAGCGGCGACCAGGCCGACGAGGCGCAGACCCGCGCCGGGTACAGCGCCGCCGGCTATGACCGGCTGGCCGCGCTCAAGGCGCAGTACGACCCGGCCAACCTGTTCCGCAACAACCGCAATATCCGGCCTCGCTGAACTCGCACTGGTCAACCGGG from Nocardia tengchongensis includes:
- a CDS encoding alpha/beta fold hydrolase → MSAIYKSEAGRAAIAARYQELLRRWPVAVEQLHVPTREGDTFVLASGPKDAPPVVLLHGSGSNSSTWLGGIASWATDFRVYAVDMVGEPGGSAEARPELGTEAVALWLDDVLAGLDLSAASFVGMSLGGWTALDYAVRRPDKVTKLALLCPGGIGKQKFGWIFKNLLDHLFSNHDLRRSAAIVTGLNLTDHAEILDDVALTFTHFNPRTGKLPVFTDAQLSTVTMPVLVIVGADDVMFKSADTARRASDSMPDATTRVLPGVGHAILGQTAPILEFLRK
- a CDS encoding helix-turn-helix domain-containing protein, whose translation is MTDRLYSVEEVAERLGLHVRTVRGYVRDGKLPATRIGKQYRITRADLEAFTGLPAPEGGSVARQRYSEVSSIIEVDAADPAIADRVGTLLTAAAGTGTGQGQPLRVQTFYDRERARLKVILVGGLGDTARLLEYMEGVLAS
- a CDS encoding DUF4383 domain-containing protein, with the translated sequence MGMTAAAERPVARARWSFLQWAVLVVGAVHIVWAIAGWIAEPSFALGEHAPATPVLGMDYNGWHGLAGLLLFTPALLAARRKRWAAWYCVIAAVGGGFVVGVWALFAHHVVIFSFPHHRSDAVEHIVTGVVLLALVGVQAVRDRGLRAVFA
- a CDS encoding LysR family transcriptional regulator — protein: MELRQLRYFVTVADEANFTRAAARLHLAQPGLSAQIKQLERELGQPLLDRSSRSVTLTPVGAAVLPIARAALEQVERITHTVDEFTGLLRGHVRVGMISGAAGEEIDLARVLADFHRDHPQIGISLTEDDSETMYAALRRGELDIGLLSISGDLDADVHSETVYDSPIVAAVATGAEGFGDRITLAELCTHPLVCLPRGTGLRGLLETSCAAAGLTPEVAFEAAAPSFLIRLAAHDLGVAVIPRIPPEEAARLGIRTLEIDPEMRGRLVLAWSAERPTSPAAKVLLGQLRIALASWKHPSQANTARRPRSRTA
- a CDS encoding FAD-binding oxidoreductase, which produces MTKTAITELPTTTGPVFQPGDTGYDAEIAGFQTAYTHRPAVIVAAAHAEDVRAAVEYAARHGLPIAVQATGHGLSVATDGGVLITTRKMTDIRVDAAARTARIGAGVQAGALIEAAAAHGLAPLNGSSLSVGVVGYILGGGVGILAREYGYAAEHVRTIEIVTADGRLRTLTPGDELFGAVLGTGGNFGVVTALELDLLPVTQVYGGQLQFDTALVAPALEAWRLWTQDVPETVTSAITMLTFPDLPQLPEHLRGRYVATINIAFTGSAEEGERLVAPLRAVGARMTDDLRMMPYTESHAIYRDPDHPHAYTATNALLSELPADATDAFLEVTGPDAALPTVAGFRHLGGALSRPGPHGISMDHRDAQYIARMLAMPQPGNAEQVRDQLALVRKTLQPWTVGHNLNFLYGSGDQADEAQTRAGYSAAGYDRLAALKAQYDPANLFRNNRNIRPR